The nucleotide window CCAGCACCCCTTCGTCTTCGACATAGCTCAGGGTCTTCTTGAAGTCGTTCGGCGGGTCGGTGAAGTGCTCGACGACCTCACAACAGATCACGATGTCGAACTTCGCCGTGACCGGAGAGTTGAGGTCGACCCACTCAGCGTCGTCGAAGAACTTCATGAGGTCGGCGATCGCGACCTTCTTCACCTGCTTCAGGCCGGCAATGCGCCGATAGTCGATGCTGCGTCCAGGACCGCACACGAGGACGGAGAGATCTTCGCGGCCCAGAGCCTCGATCGCCATCTCGGCCATGAAGTACTCCCGACCCGGCTTGCCTTCCGAACCCACCCGCGGGGTGTTGCCGAGCTGCTTCGCGGACGTGAACTTGCTGTAGTCCTTGAAGTTGTCGGGGGCGGCGACGTGACCGCACGATCGGCAGACGACGACCTCCAGGGTGGCGTTCTTCGGCAGGTAGGTCACGCTCTTGCTGACCGTGTTGGCGGATGCACAGACCTTGCACGGCACGCCGGATCCAGCGTTTCGGCCCATGTTGCGCAGTTTTGCGATGTAGCGCTTCCGCATCGGCGGATCGAAGATCATCCGGGTCGCGATCCGGACCGGACGCCGCAGATTGTGAGGCATCATGATTCGTCCTCCCAGGTGATACCGGCCGACTTGAGGGAGATAGTGACGAACCTTGGCCTCCACTTGGTGATCAACGGCACGTTATGGCCGTTACCGGCCGCCCGCGGGTTATCCGCTCAGGAGCCGGCCGGGGGAGGCGTCGGCTCCGCGGGCGCCGACGGGCGGGTGGACCTTGCCCGCAGCCGGCGCCGCAGAGGTACGACGACCAGCGCGCACAGGCCGAGCAGGACGAGGAACGGCGTCGCCGCCCCGAGCGCGGTCAGCACCGCCTTCCCGGTGGCCGCGAACGCCGACCAGCCCGAACGCAACCCGGCCAGGAAGCCGCTCCCCGCGTGCTCGGTCTGCTCGGTGCCCGCCGCCGGCGGGGTCTCGAAGTCGACCCGGATCGTCGCCAGGGTCGCCTGGCCGTCGAGGGCCGCGGCCCGGGCCTGCAGCGACTCCAGCTCGGCCTCGCGGGAGGCGAGCTCGGTCTCCACCTGCATCACCTCACCCACGGTCTTCGCCTGGCCGAGCAGCGTGCGCAGCCGGTCGATGCTGCGCTGCTGGCTCTTCACCCGGCTGCCCACGTCGACCACCTGGTCGGTGACATCGGTGGCCTGCTGGGAGTCGGTGCGTACCGTTCCCATTTCTCGGAGCGCGCCCACCACCCGGTCGAAGTCCGCGACGGGCACCCGCAGGACCAGGCTGACCCCGGTGGTCGAGGTCGTCGCCGTGCCGGGGGCGCCGGACCCGGGCTTGGCCTCGTCGGAGGTGCTCTCCTGGTTGGCGACGTACCCACCGGCGCCCTCGGCGAGGGACGCGGCGCGGCGGGCCGCGGCCCGAGCGTCCTTGGTACGGATGCCGAGGGTCGCGGTCCGGACGATGGACCGGCGGAGCTCGCCCAGCTCGACACTGGCCTGCTGTGCCTTCGCGGCGCCGCCCTTGGCTGCCGTGCCGGGCTTGCCGGCAGTGCCTGCTTCCACCCCCCGTTCGGCGGAGTCCGGCGCGGCGGCCGGGTCCGCCTTGCTCGCCGAGCCGCCGCCCGCCGCACTCTCCACAGACGGGTCGGAGCATCCGGCCACGGCCAGGGCGACGACGGCGGCCAGCAGAAGTGCGCACGTACGGGCGAACCGCGAGGAGCGGGCCGGCGGGGCAGGACGGCGCGGTGGGAGCGGCCGAAGCCGCATCGACTGGAGCGACTGGAGCGAAAGAGTCGGAAGGGTCGGACGGCGGGCTTCTGGGCCGGTCATGGTGGACCTCCGCGAAGGACGAACCGGAACGATCGCGGCCTGGCGTACGGCGTGATCACCCGGCGGGTGCTGTCCCGACGCGCGCGGGCCGGGCAAGGTTGCCCGCGCCCGGTCTGGGAAGGTGGGCGTATGCGGGAGATCGTGATCGTCGGGGGCGGAATCGCGGGTGCGGCCACGGCGTGGTTCCTTCACCAGGCCGGCCGCACCGACCTCACGGTGACGATCCTGGAGGGCGCACCCCGGGTCGGCGGCAAGCTCGCCACCACCGAACTCGCCGGGGTTCCGGTCGACACCGGGGCCGAGGCGATACTCAACCGGCGTCCGGAGGCGGTGGAGCTCGCCCGGGCCGTCGGGCTCGGCGACGCGCTCCGCCATCCCGCCACCACGTCCGCCTCGGTGTGGACGCACGACGGCCTGCGTCCGCTGCCCGCGGGCACCGTGATGGGGATCCCCGCCGAGCAGGCGGCGGTCGCCGGTGGTGGCATCCTCGGTGCGGACTCGATCGCCCGGCTCGCCGCCGAACCCGACGAGCCGGGGCCGCCGCTGTCCGGTGACGTGGCGATCGGGAAGTACGTCGAACGGCGGCTGGGCCGGGAGATCGTCGACCTGCTCGTCGAGCCGCTGCTGGGCGGGGTGTACGCCGGGCACGCCGACGAGCTGTCCCTGGAGGCGACGGTCCCGCAGCTCGCGGCCCAGTTGCGGACCGACCCCTCACTCGTGCGCGCCGCCGCCCGCGCCAAGGCGGCCGCGCCCACCTCCGACGCGCCGGTGTTCGCCGGTCTGGAGGGCGGCGTCGGCCGACTCGTGCCCGCGGTGGCGGAGGCGTCCGGTGCGACCGTCCGTACCGACACGACCGTTCGCGCGCTGACCCGCACGGCCACCGGCTGGGAACTCCTGACCGGTCCCACCCGCGCCCCGGCGACGCTCCGCGCCGACGCCGTGGTGCTGGCCTGTCCGGCCCGCCCGGCGAGCCGGCTGCTGGAGACGGTCGCGCCGGGGGCGGCCGCGGACCTCGCCGGGATCGAGTACGCCAGCATGGCCACGATCGCGCTGGCCTACCCGGTCGCCGCTGTGCCCGGCGAGCTGACCGGCTCGGGCTTCCTGGTCCCGCCGGTGGAGCGGCGGTCGATCAAGGCGGCGACGTACTCCTCCCGCAAGTGGGGCTGGCTGGCCGAGCGGGCGCCCGGCCTGGTGATCGTCCGCGCCTCGATCGGCCGCCACCGGGAGGAGGCCGACCTGCAGCGATCCGACGACGAACTGGTCGCCGCCGCGCGTGCGGATCTCGCCGCCGCCACCGGGATCGCGGGCGAACCGGTGGACACCCACGTCCAACGCTGGGGAGGTGCGCTGCCGCAGTACGCCGTCGGCCACCGGGCGCGGGTCGAGCGGATCCGCGCCGGCGTCGCAGCGCACCCCGGCCTGGCCGTGGCCGGCGCCGCCTACGACGGGCTCGGCATCGCCCCCTGCGTGGCGAGTGCCCGGGCGGCCGCCACCCAGGTGCTCGCCGCCCTGCCCGTCGCGGGGACAATGACCCCATGAGCGGACCACGACAAGAGACCGGCACCGCGCGCCCGAAGGCACGTGACCTGAACCAGACGATTCGGTACACGATGTGGTCGGTGTTCCGGCTGCGCGAGCCGCTGGGCGCCGACGGCCGTGCGCTGGCCGCGGAGGTCGAGGACCTGTTCGGGCAGCTGGCCGGCAAGGACGTGGTGGTCCGCGGCACCTACGACGTGTCCGGGATGCGCGCCGACGCCGACCTGCTCATCTGGTGGCACGCCGCCGACGCCGACGACCTGCAGGAGGCGTACAACCGCTTCCGGCGCACCGCCCTCGGCCGCCACTTCGCGCCGGTGTGGTCCCAGCTGGCGCTGCACCGCCCGGCGGAGTTCAACAAGAGCCACATTCCGGCCTTCCTCGCCGAGGAGGAGCCGAAGCGCTACGTGAGCGTCTACCCGTTCGTCCGGTCCTACGAGTGGTATCTCCTGCCCGACGAGGAGCGCCGCGCGATGCTGGCCGAGCACGGGATGATGGCCCGCGACTACCCCGACGTACGCGCCAACACGGTGTCGTCGTTCGCGCTCGGCGACTACGAGTGGATCCTCGCCTTCGAGGCCGACGAACTGCACCGGATCACCGACCTGATGCGGCACCTGCGCGGCGCCAGGGCACGGCTGCACACCCGCGAGGAAGTGCCGTTCTTCGCGGGACGGCGCAAGCCGATCGCGGACATCGTCGACCAGTTGCCCTGACTGCCGGCGCCAACCGGCCCGCGCCGGCGCGCACGTGTGTGAAGGTGGGGTGGGCGGACGGCGCCGGGGTGAGGTGCGAGGTGCCGGTGAGGCACGGTGACGGTGCCGTACGGCCCATCAGCGGAGCGGCAGGGGAGAGGAGCGGGCGTGAGCTGGCTGCGGAAGGTGTTCGGCGGTAGCGACGACCTGGCGGCGGCGCCGGTGACGATGAACGTCGAGCGGCGCACGGAGCAGTTGGTCCGGCTGGAGAACGCCCTCGACCGGCTGGTCGAGGTGATGAAGGCCAACGAGGAACGGATGGCCAACCCCGCCTGGAAGGAACGCATGGCGGAGTACCGCCGGATCTCCGGTGAGTGCTACAAGCTCCGCTCGAGCGGGTTCACCCGCGAGCAGATCCTGGACGTGGCGTTCGAGGTACGACCGGTCTTCGGAGGCGAGCTTCCTCCCGACGTACGTGCCGTCGAGCCGCCGCAGGAGGAAGCACTCGCCGCCGCCGCGGAGATCCAGGCCGTGCTTCCCGACGAACGCCCCACGAGCTGACCGAGCCCTTGTGGGACCGGGGGCCGGCCCGGCCCGAGGTTGCCCGGCCGATGTGCGCTCGGCGCCTTGTCTGCTCGGCGTCGCGGTGTTCGACGGTCTCAGGACGTCCCGGCCGCCTCGTCGGGCTCGAGGGTCAGCGACACCGAGTTGATGCAGAAGCGCTGGTCGGTGGGCGTGCCGTAGCCCTCACCCTCGAAGACGTGCCCGAGGTGGGAGTCGCATCGGGCGCAGCGCACCTCGGTGCGGACCGTCCCGAACGACCGGTCCTCCAGCAGCCGTACCCGGTCACCTGCCATCGGCGACCAGAACGACGGCCACCCACAGTGGCTGTCGAACTTCGTGTCGCTGCGGAACAGTTCGGTCCCGCAGGCGCGGCAGCGGTAGACCCCGGTGGTCTTGGTGTCGACGTACTCGCCGGTCCAGGGTCGCTCGGTGCCGGCCTGGCGAAGGACGGCGTACTCCTCCGGCGACAACTGGGCGCGCCACTCATCGTCGGACTTGCGGATCTGGCCTGTGGTCTGGTCCCCCGCCTGGTCCGGCGTCCGCGCGGTCTGGGTGTTCTGTGCGTTCTGGTTCTCCGGCATGCTTTCGACCCTACGCCGCCACGCCCAGCGCCCGCGGCCGCCGGCCCCGCCCTCAGCGGACATGAACTGACCGCAATGTCGGGCATGCTGAGTGCATGGCGAACACCAGCTCCCGGACGCTGCGGTTGCTCTCCCTGCTCCAGACCCACCGGTACTGGCCCGGCCAGGAGCTCGCCGACCGGCTCGGCGTGTCCGTACGCACTCTGCGCCGCGACGTCGACCGGCTGCGCGAGCTGGGATACCCGGTGGACGCCAACCGCGGAGTCGACGGCGGGTACCAGCTCGCGGCCGGTGCCGCCCTGCCCCCGCTGGTCATCGACGACGAGGAGGCGGTAGCCGTCGCGATCGGCCTGCGGGTCGCGACCCAGGGAGCGATCGCGGGGATCGAGGAGTCCTCGGTCCGGGCGCTCACCAAGATCATCCAGGTGATGCCGCCCAGGCTGCGCCGGCGGGTGGACACCCTGCGCACCGTGACCGTGCCCGCGGCGTGGACCGGCGGGCCGACGGTGGACGCCGACGTCCTGACCACGCTCGCCCAGGCCTGCCGCGA belongs to Actinopolymorpha sp. NPDC004070 and includes:
- a CDS encoding methyltransferase domain-containing protein, giving the protein MEAKVRHYLPQVGRYHLGGRIMMPHNLRRPVRIATRMIFDPPMRKRYIAKLRNMGRNAGSGVPCKVCASANTVSKSVTYLPKNATLEVVVCRSCGHVAAPDNFKDYSKFTSAKQLGNTPRVGSEGKPGREYFMAEMAIEALGREDLSVLVCGPGRSIDYRRIAGLKQVKKVAIADLMKFFDDAEWVDLNSPVTAKFDIVICCEVVEHFTDPPNDFKKTLSYVEDEGVLVCSTNIYDGGNLEKQSYLFIRGHTSYYTPQALAHIARENDMFVDFRLPEVATTDAGGPRKRYLIFSRSQQAMQGLAVYFGSHQFAPSEANPRRADKAAAKVKK
- a CDS encoding DUF4349 domain-containing protein, with protein sequence MRLRPLPPRRPAPPARSSRFARTCALLLAAVVALAVAGCSDPSVESAAGGGSASKADPAAAPDSAERGVEAGTAGKPGTAAKGGAAKAQQASVELGELRRSIVRTATLGIRTKDARAAARRAASLAEGAGGYVANQESTSDEAKPGSGAPGTATTSTTGVSLVLRVPVADFDRVVGALREMGTVRTDSQQATDVTDQVVDVGSRVKSQQRSIDRLRTLLGQAKTVGEVMQVETELASREAELESLQARAAALDGQATLATIRVDFETPPAAGTEQTEHAGSGFLAGLRSGWSAFAATGKAVLTALGAATPFLVLLGLCALVVVPLRRRLRARSTRPSAPAEPTPPPAGS
- the hemG gene encoding protoporphyrinogen oxidase, which produces MREIVIVGGGIAGAATAWFLHQAGRTDLTVTILEGAPRVGGKLATTELAGVPVDTGAEAILNRRPEAVELARAVGLGDALRHPATTSASVWTHDGLRPLPAGTVMGIPAEQAAVAGGGILGADSIARLAAEPDEPGPPLSGDVAIGKYVERRLGREIVDLLVEPLLGGVYAGHADELSLEATVPQLAAQLRTDPSLVRAAARAKAAAPTSDAPVFAGLEGGVGRLVPAVAEASGATVRTDTTVRALTRTATGWELLTGPTRAPATLRADAVVLACPARPASRLLETVAPGAAADLAGIEYASMATIALAYPVAAVPGELTGSGFLVPPVERRSIKAATYSSRKWGWLAERAPGLVIVRASIGRHREEADLQRSDDELVAAARADLAAATGIAGEPVDTHVQRWGGALPQYAVGHRARVERIRAGVAAHPGLAVAGAAYDGLGIAPCVASARAAATQVLAALPVAGTMTP
- the hemQ gene encoding hydrogen peroxide-dependent heme synthase, which translates into the protein MSGPRQETGTARPKARDLNQTIRYTMWSVFRLREPLGADGRALAAEVEDLFGQLAGKDVVVRGTYDVSGMRADADLLIWWHAADADDLQEAYNRFRRTALGRHFAPVWSQLALHRPAEFNKSHIPAFLAEEEPKRYVSVYPFVRSYEWYLLPDEERRAMLAEHGMMARDYPDVRANTVSSFALGDYEWILAFEADELHRITDLMRHLRGARARLHTREEVPFFAGRRKPIADIVDQLP
- the msrB gene encoding peptide-methionine (R)-S-oxide reductase MsrB, producing the protein MPENQNAQNTQTARTPDQAGDQTTGQIRKSDDEWRAQLSPEEYAVLRQAGTERPWTGEYVDTKTTGVYRCRACGTELFRSDTKFDSHCGWPSFWSPMAGDRVRLLEDRSFGTVRTEVRCARCDSHLGHVFEGEGYGTPTDQRFCINSVSLTLEPDEAAGTS